From a single Miscanthus floridulus cultivar M001 chromosome 8, ASM1932011v1, whole genome shotgun sequence genomic region:
- the LOC136475928 gene encoding uncharacterized protein: MAAKWAQKTVVIPTHRRGCHLITPKILREIEGDLAGFKCGLAHFFLQHTSASLTINENYDSDVQADTETFLNRIVPEGHNAPWKHTMEGPDDMPAHIKSSMFGCALTIPITDGRLNMGTWQGIWLCEHRDHASPRKIVITLNGV, from the exons ATGGCCGCGAAGTGGGCCCAGAAGACCGTCGTTATCCCCACACATCGGCGGGGCTGCCACCTCATCACCCCCAAG ATTCTGAGGGAGATCGAGGGCGACCTGGCCGGGTTCAAGTGCGGTCTGGCGCACTTCTTCC TGCAGCACACAAGCGCATCGCTGACCATCAACGagaactatgactctgatgtgcaGGCTGACACTGAGACTTTTCTTAACAGAATTGTTCCAGAG GGCCACAATGCTCCTTGGAAACACACTATGGAAG GACCTGATGACATGCCAGCACATATTAAATCTTCTATGTTCGGTTGTGCCCTAAC GATTCCTATAACTGATGGACGTCTCAATATGGGCACTTGGCAG GGCATATGGCTGTGCGAACACCGTGACCATGCCAGCCCTCGCAAAATTGTGATTACTCTCAACGGTGTCTAA